From a single Melospiza georgiana isolate bMelGeo1 chromosome 5, bMelGeo1.pri, whole genome shotgun sequence genomic region:
- the NPY2R gene encoding neuropeptide Y receptor type 2 — protein MGPLEAVGEDNQTDEMKMELFTKLYLTRYTTPLNELALDPKPELKDSTTLVEVQIILIFAYCSIILLGVIGNSLVIHVIIKFKSMRTVTNFFIANLAVADLLVNTLCLPFTLVYTLLGEWKLGPVLCHLVPYAQALAVHVSTVTLTVIALDRHRCIVYHLESRISKRISFLIIGVAWAVSALLASPLAIFREYSLIEIIPDFKIVVCSEKWPGEGQLNYGTIYSISMLLIQYVLPLAVISYAYIRIWTKLKNHVSPGAGNDHYHHRRRKTTKMLVCVVVVFAVSWLPFHTFQLVSDIDSQVLDLKEYKLIYTVFHVIAMCSTFANPLLYGWMNNNYRTAFLTAFQCEQRLDSIHPEVSAAFKARKKLEAKRIQFPGDSFTQPTDV, from the coding sequence ATGGGGCCCCTGGAAGCAGTAGGTGAGGACAACCAGACAGATGAAATGAAAATGGAGCTGTTCACTAAGCTGTACTTGACAAGATACACCACACCACTCAACGAATTGGCTCTGGACCCTAAACCAGAACTGAAGGACAGCACAACACTTGTTGAAGTACAGATAATTCTCATCTTTGCCTACTGCTCCATCATCCTGCTGGGAGTGATCGGAAACTCCCTCGTGATCCACGTGATCATCAAGTTCAAGAGCATGCGCACAGTGACTAACTTCTTCATTGCCAACCTGGCAGTGGCTGACCTGCTGGTGAACACGCTGTGCCTGCCCTTCACTTTGGTTTATACGCTCCTGGGCGAATGGAAGCTGGGCCCGGTGTTGTGCCACCTGGTGCCCTATGCCCAGGCCCTTGCTGTCCACGTGTCCACTGTCACTTTGACCGTGATCGCTCTGGATCGTCACCGCTGCATCGTCTACCACTTGGAAAGCAGAATCTCTAAGCGGATCAGCTTCCTGATTATAGGAGTTGCCTGGGCAGTCAGTGCCCTGCTGGCAAGTCCTCTGGCCATCTTCCGTGAGTACTCGTTGATTGAGATCATTCCTGACTTCAAGATTGTGGTCTGCTCTGAGAAGTGGCCAGGGGAGGGGCAGCTCAACTATGGCACCATCTACAGCATCTCCATGCTCCTGATCCAGTACGTTCTGCCTCTGGCAGTCATCTCCTATGCCTACATCCGTATTTGGACCAAGCTCAAGAACCACGTTAGCCCCGGGGCAGGGAATGACCACTATCACCACCGGCGCCGGAAAACCACCAAGATGCTGGTGTGCGTGGTTGTGGTGTTCGCTGTCAGCTGGCTGCCCTTTCACACCTTCCAGCTGGTCAGTGACATTGACAGTCAGGTGTTAGACCTGAAAGAGTACAAACTGATCTACACGGTGTTCCATGTCATTGCCATGTGCTCCACGTTTGCTAACCCCCTCCTCTATGGCTGGATGAACAACAACTACAGGACGGCCTTCCTCACGGCCTTCCAGTGTGAGCAGCGGCTGGACTCCATCCACCCCGAAGTATCGGCAGCTTTCAAAGCCAGGAAGAAGCTAGAAGCCAAGAGGATTCAGTTCCCTGGGGACTCTTTCACGCAACCTACTGATGTCTAA